A DNA window from Candidatus Eremiobacterota bacterium contains the following coding sequences:
- a CDS encoding NAD-dependent protein deacylase → MDTLRKASELIGRSRRICAFTGAGVSTESGIPDFRSSGGVFESLRKRYPFPPEEILSRDFFLKKPELFFEVYRKTLVYRGAKPNRCHTALAELENRGKLAGIVTQNIDNLHQEGGSHAVIELHGNANENQCTGCGKKFTLDYMADHPEVIPRCDGCRAIVRPLVVLYGECLEHENLVSAKRLIRSSDTLLIIGTSLVVYPAAALLSEFHGASMIIINKAETICDEAADVVIRESASKAMDAILEALGRGI, encoded by the coding sequence ATGGACACCCTCAGAAAAGCATCAGAGCTCATCGGCCGCTCCAGGAGGATCTGCGCCTTCACCGGAGCCGGTGTCTCAACGGAGAGCGGGATCCCCGACTTCAGGTCCAGCGGGGGGGTCTTTGAATCCCTCCGGAAGCGCTATCCCTTTCCCCCCGAGGAGATCCTGAGCAGGGACTTCTTCTTGAAAAAGCCTGAGCTCTTTTTTGAGGTGTACAGGAAAACTCTTGTGTACCGTGGCGCAAAGCCGAACAGGTGCCATACCGCCCTGGCGGAGCTGGAGAATAGGGGGAAGCTCGCCGGCATTGTCACGCAGAATATCGATAATCTCCACCAGGAAGGGGGCTCACACGCGGTGATAGAGCTCCACGGCAACGCCAATGAGAATCAATGCACGGGCTGCGGGAAAAAATTCACCCTGGACTACATGGCGGACCATCCCGAAGTGATTCCCCGCTGCGACGGCTGCAGGGCGATTGTGAGGCCCCTCGTGGTGCTCTACGGCGAGTGCCTGGAGCATGAGAACCTGGTGAGCGCAAAAAGGCTCATAAGATCTTCGGATACTCTCCTGATCATCGGGACAAGCCTCGTGGTGTATCCCGCCGCAGCTCTCTTGAGTGAGTTCCATGGTGCTTCGATGATAATCATCAACAAGGCTGAAACGATTTGCGATGAGGCTGCCGACGTGGTGATAAGGGAGAGCGCCTCGAAAGCGATGGATGCCATCCTTGAAGCGCTCGGCAGGGGGATCTGA
- a CDS encoding type II toxin-antitoxin system PemK/MazF family toxin: MTPRRWEIYQAALDPHQGSEQGGSRPAVVISRDSINCSLPVIAVLPVTSYKSPRRIYSTEVLIPGGMAGLPMDSLILAHQIRTIARSRLLKLYGKIEDEAIQEKIEAAVRIFLDLEKES; encoded by the coding sequence ATGACACCCCGCAGGTGGGAAATATACCAGGCCGCGCTTGATCCGCACCAGGGATCCGAGCAGGGCGGCTCCCGTCCCGCAGTGGTGATTTCAAGGGATTCAATAAATTGTTCCCTGCCGGTGATTGCGGTGCTTCCCGTTACCTCCTATAAATCCCCTCGCAGAATATATTCCACTGAAGTGCTTATTCCGGGAGGAATGGCAGGGCTTCCCATGGATTCACTGATTCTTGCCCACCAGATAAGGACAATTGCCCGCTCCAGGCTGCTTAAGCTCTATGGAAAAATTGAAGATGAGGCAATACAGGAGAAGATAGAAGCTGCGGTGCGTATTTTTCTGGATCTTGAGAAGGAGAGCTGA
- a CDS encoding DUF4160 domain-containing protein: protein MHIHVESGKGEAKFWINPSVSMANNYGFSEKELQEIAAIIKEKEDEIRESWKSHFSD from the coding sequence ATGCATATCCATGTTGAATCGGGGAAAGGCGAAGCGAAGTTCTGGATAAACCCCTCTGTATCGATGGCAAATAATTATGGATTCTCCGAAAAGGAGCTTCAGGAAATTGCAGCAATAATCAAGGAGAAGGAAGATGAAATCAGGGAAAGCTGGAAATCACACTTCTCAGATTGA
- a CDS encoding DUF2442 domain-containing protein — protein MKSGKAGNHTSQIEVLNISQFGFWLSLDGDEHFLPFDKFPWFREARISDIINVELLHHSHLYWPSLDIDLELESIVHPEKYPLVYRA, from the coding sequence ATGAAATCAGGGAAAGCTGGAAATCACACTTCTCAGATTGAAGTGCTTAATATCTCTCAGTTTGGCTTCTGGCTCTCTCTTGACGGAGATGAACACTTCCTGCCCTTTGATAAATTCCCATGGTTCAGGGAAGCAAGAATATCAGATATCATCAATGTTGAGCTTCTTCATCACAGCCACCTCTACTGGCCATCTCTCGATATAGATCTTGAGCTTGAATCCATTGTGCATCCGGAGAAATATCCTCTTGTCTACAGGGCGTAG
- a CDS encoding ATP-binding protein: MKLQASDVLHRSPDTNAGLIIRPPVPAILCDPMGMELVLVNLVTNSLQSQAAAGKKLVITLSALKKKGFVELIFKDDGLGLAPENLERIFDHAFTTWRSGRFGFGLPIVKKIIEAHGGTVRARSEGPGRGAEFILTLPVE, encoded by the coding sequence GTGAAGCTCCAGGCGTCAGATGTCCTTCACAGGAGCCCTGACACAAATGCAGGGCTCATTATCAGGCCCCCTGTCCCTGCGATCCTCTGCGATCCCATGGGAATGGAGCTTGTGCTGGTGAACCTGGTTACCAATTCACTGCAGTCGCAGGCCGCCGCCGGGAAAAAGCTTGTGATCACGCTGAGCGCATTGAAGAAAAAGGGCTTTGTGGAGCTTATATTCAAAGACGACGGCCTGGGCCTTGCACCTGAGAATCTGGAAAGGATCTTCGATCATGCTTTCACCACATGGAGGAGCGGCAGGTTCGGCTTCGGGCTCCCGATAGTGAAGAAGATAATCGAGGCCCACGGGGGCACGGTGAGGGCGAGGAGCGAAGGGCCGGGCAGGGGAGCGGAGTTCATTCTCACCCTGCCGGTGGAGTAA
- a CDS encoding clostripain-related cysteine peptidase, producing MDNITPRISGNIPSPLGGAGTPQPPAELRQESPGIPTEDTFERKGTSSEKPEKKVKKEDLPAGKTTAKEGDKLKEYTILAYMDGSNNLEEAILDDVKEMESVAPENMNVVVQFSRYQNKPMTVMFLSESLSKAFQSREFKGVLKELIGDKDIVERYGELLKDPYTCNSISSVLLRRNPDLSDKLDRLVDQTLKDTSNSSRTLKEVINETAGQILGQIIVQEQVRAEVMAQMAEEEGEIVFEPQKPAAGPASSLSSAPSLIDIMGDSLQARDEPLINQIARAAGSFIKSSQDTSSEGAKVLSASGTPVAEALDAGRNSIIFVESMPGSGKFDQGDYSPILSQVDDVEVNKEPQWRGVRRFEISKDDDQKRINSKQLKDMGMRDMSKVKTLSDFIAWGMKNYPAKHYIVLMSDHGAGFLGAEEDRGNMLSLPNIREAFEKAHEKTGIKPDIIAFDACLMAQAEVAYELKDQAKYLIASEEIVGGDGYPYRTIFPAVDKALSEGKTDPRDVASIFIEESEKANKKSTFTLSAIDLEAAKKVVSAANDLAKDILEGKADLDAVRESFKEVQHYNVNRDKMRPYSDFRDLGDLVDKLSKNPAIKNRDIKRDLKELKAAVEQAVVKEEHMQDEDYEGSHGISIFAPRRQSGVSVPLMEEYDKILMSKRTKWNELVKVLTDFEGLKKLEEEEGGKGRITFIPLPQRRP from the coding sequence ATGGACAACATCACACCACGGATCTCCGGCAATATCCCTTCTCCCCTCGGCGGTGCGGGAACTCCCCAGCCTCCCGCGGAGCTTCGCCAGGAAAGCCCAGGCATCCCCACCGAGGATACCTTCGAGCGCAAGGGAACCTCATCTGAAAAGCCTGAAAAGAAGGTAAAAAAAGAGGACCTCCCCGCGGGAAAGACCACTGCGAAAGAGGGCGACAAGCTCAAGGAATACACCATTCTTGCCTATATGGACGGCAGCAACAACCTTGAGGAGGCCATCCTCGACGACGTGAAAGAGATGGAGAGCGTCGCCCCCGAGAACATGAACGTGGTGGTGCAGTTCTCGCGCTACCAGAACAAGCCCATGACCGTGATGTTCCTTTCTGAATCGCTGTCGAAGGCCTTCCAGAGCAGGGAGTTCAAGGGAGTGCTCAAGGAGCTCATCGGTGACAAGGATATCGTGGAGCGTTACGGCGAGCTTCTGAAGGATCCCTACACGTGCAATTCCATCTCTTCGGTCCTCCTCAGGAGGAATCCCGATCTCTCGGACAAGCTTGACAGGCTCGTGGACCAGACGCTCAAGGATACCTCAAACAGCAGCAGGACCCTCAAGGAGGTCATCAACGAGACGGCAGGGCAGATACTTGGCCAGATCATTGTCCAGGAGCAGGTAAGGGCCGAGGTGATGGCCCAGATGGCCGAAGAGGAAGGCGAGATTGTCTTTGAGCCCCAGAAGCCCGCTGCAGGACCGGCATCTTCACTGAGCAGCGCACCTTCGCTCATCGATATCATGGGTGATTCTCTGCAGGCCAGGGACGAGCCCCTCATCAACCAGATTGCCCGCGCTGCAGGGAGCTTCATCAAAAGCTCACAGGATACCTCCAGTGAAGGAGCCAAGGTCCTCTCCGCATCGGGTACTCCCGTGGCAGAAGCCCTCGATGCAGGGAGAAACAGCATCATCTTTGTGGAATCAATGCCCGGCTCGGGAAAATTTGACCAGGGAGACTACAGCCCCATCCTCTCGCAGGTTGACGACGTTGAGGTGAACAAGGAGCCTCAGTGGCGGGGCGTGAGAAGGTTTGAAATCTCAAAAGATGACGACCAGAAAAGAATCAATTCAAAACAGCTCAAAGATATGGGCATGAGAGACATGTCCAAGGTGAAGACTCTCTCGGATTTCATTGCCTGGGGCATGAAGAACTACCCGGCAAAGCATTACATCGTGCTGATGAGCGATCATGGCGCCGGCTTCCTTGGCGCCGAAGAGGACCGGGGCAACATGCTCTCCCTCCCCAACATCCGTGAAGCCTTTGAGAAAGCCCATGAAAAGACCGGCATCAAGCCTGACATCATCGCCTTCGACGCCTGCCTGATGGCCCAGGCCGAAGTGGCTTACGAGCTCAAGGACCAGGCGAAGTACCTCATTGCCTCGGAAGAAATCGTGGGCGGAGACGGCTATCCCTACAGGACCATCTTCCCCGCAGTGGACAAGGCCCTCTCCGAGGGGAAGACCGATCCCAGGGATGTGGCCTCCATATTCATCGAGGAATCGGAAAAAGCAAACAAGAAGTCCACCTTCACCCTCTCAGCCATAGACCTGGAGGCGGCGAAAAAGGTTGTGAGCGCCGCCAATGACCTGGCGAAGGATATCCTCGAGGGCAAGGCGGACCTGGACGCCGTGAGGGAATCCTTCAAGGAAGTGCAGCACTACAACGTGAACAGGGACAAGATGAGACCATACAGCGATTTCAGGGACCTCGGAGACCTTGTGGACAAGCTTTCAAAAAACCCTGCCATCAAGAACAGGGACATAAAGAGAGATCTCAAGGAGCTCAAGGCCGCCGTCGAGCAGGCCGTGGTGAAGGAAGAGCACATGCAGGACGAGGACTACGAGGGCTCCCACGGCATCTCCATTTTCGCCCCGCGCCGCCAGAGCGGTGTGAGCGTGCCTCTGATGGAGGAATACGACAAGATCCTGATGTCCAAGCGCACGAAATGGAACGAGCTGGTGAAAGTGCTCACCGATTTTGAGGGTCTCAAGAAGCTGGAAGAGGAAGAAGGAGGGAAAGGACGGATCACCTTTATCCCCCTCCCGCAGAGACGCCCGTAA
- a CDS encoding L-dopachrome tautomerase-related protein, which produces MRRYTSTILTFLIIAALAACGPLSAAEGADPLVTVFQDNDHQFTGIAVSPAGRLFLCYPRWLPEHKYSVVEVLPGGKVKAFPDEKWNSWKKGEPGKGAFVCAQALFADSEENLWVVDPAAPELGEVVDGAAKLVKINLKTNSVERVYPFEPAIADKTSYLNDVRIDTKRKCAYLTDSGNGALVILSLGDGKARRVFYKNAALLSDPAYAFRVNGVEIKNEKGPLKINSDGIALTPDNKYLYFKPLTDNKLYRIETAALHTRKWKKGQKLEDKIEKLGTLTTTDGMICDPAGNLYLGDIENRELIRYGPDGRYEIFLKDSRLLWPDSYAVSKDGFLYVTCSQIHLMPWFNEGKDLRTTPYTVYKIKLPPEPPKKKKKRRGE; this is translated from the coding sequence ATGCGCCGTTATACCAGCACCATCCTGACATTTTTAATCATAGCAGCTCTTGCAGCCTGCGGCCCGCTCTCCGCCGCCGAGGGGGCTGATCCCCTCGTGACGGTCTTTCAGGACAATGATCACCAGTTCACCGGCATAGCAGTATCGCCTGCAGGGAGGCTCTTTCTCTGCTACCCCCGCTGGCTTCCCGAGCATAAGTACTCTGTCGTCGAGGTCCTTCCCGGCGGGAAAGTAAAAGCCTTCCCTGATGAAAAGTGGAACTCCTGGAAGAAGGGGGAGCCGGGGAAGGGGGCTTTTGTATGCGCCCAGGCCCTATTCGCTGACAGCGAGGAGAACCTCTGGGTCGTGGACCCGGCGGCTCCCGAGCTTGGAGAGGTGGTGGATGGCGCCGCAAAGCTCGTGAAGATAAACCTGAAGACCAACTCGGTGGAGCGGGTGTATCCCTTTGAGCCCGCCATAGCCGACAAGACAAGCTACCTGAATGACGTGAGAATTGACACGAAAAGAAAATGCGCCTACCTCACCGACTCGGGAAACGGCGCCCTTGTAATCCTCTCGCTCGGAGACGGGAAGGCCAGGAGAGTCTTTTACAAGAATGCCGCGCTGCTCTCGGACCCTGCCTATGCATTCCGAGTGAACGGGGTGGAGATAAAAAATGAGAAAGGCCCGCTCAAGATCAACTCAGACGGGATTGCCCTTACACCGGATAACAAATATCTCTATTTCAAGCCTCTCACCGACAACAAGCTCTACCGGATTGAGACGGCGGCCCTTCACACCCGCAAGTGGAAGAAGGGGCAGAAGCTTGAAGACAAAATAGAAAAGCTGGGGACCCTCACTACGACAGACGGGATGATCTGCGACCCGGCCGGAAACCTTTACCTGGGCGATATAGAGAACAGGGAGCTCATCAGGTACGGTCCCGACGGGCGCTACGAGATATTCCTCAAGGACAGCAGGCTCCTGTGGCCTGACAGTTATGCCGTTTCAAAGGACGGCTTCCTCTACGTCACCTGCTCCCAGATTCATCTGATGCCCTGGTTCAACGAAGGCAAGGACCTGCGCACCACGCCCTACACCGTGTACAAAATCAAGCTTCCCCCTGAGCCGCCCAAGAAAAAGAAAAAGCGCCGCGGCGAGTGA